A single region of the Gemella sp. zg-570 genome encodes:
- a CDS encoding DUF1634 domain-containing protein produces MNYVNKKISNILLSGVLASSFFIVIGILLSIKENKDFFHYEKFNYYSLIDNLINFKAEFFLLIGLFILILTPIIRVLGMMFQFYIEKNSVYVKISLIVLFILFLSLFLGVSHN; encoded by the coding sequence ATGAATTATGTTAATAAAAAAATTTCAAATATTTTGCTTTCTGGAGTTTTAGCTAGTTCTTTTTTTATTGTTATTGGAATACTATTGTCTATAAAAGAAAATAAAGATTTTTTTCACTATGAAAAATTTAATTACTATTCATTAATTGATAATTTAATAAATTTTAAAGCAGAATTTTTCTTATTAATAGGACTTTTTATACTGATATTAACTCCGATAATAAGAGTCTTAGGTATGATGTTTCAATTTTATATTGAAAAAAATTCTGTATATGTAAAAATTTCATTAATTGTACTCTTTATTTTATTTTTAAGTTTATTTTTGGGTGTAAGCCACAATTAA
- a CDS encoding cytochrome ubiquinol oxidase subunit I produces the protein MDLLFLSRLQFAATTVFHFFFVPITIGMVFLIAIFETMYVKSGDEHYKRITKFFGHLFLINFAVGVVTGILQEFQFGMNWSEYSSFVGDVFGPSLAIEALLAFYLESTFIGIWIFSWEKINKKLHAMCIWLVSIGTILSAFWILSANSFMQRPVGFKIVENDIIGKKAEMVDFLSIITNRYLWNQFPHVMFTSLTVGAFVISGIAAWKMAKGHEVTLFRKAFKVSIIAALIGSLGLGVTGHSQMQYLVREYPMKVAAAEALYENSADPAPFTVLALINEKQQESKPLIEIPGLLSFLSFDKFEGSLKGMKELQKELDQKYYPVVGEHLNYIPDVTTIFYSFRVMSGSVSILLAVSLFGTIASLRKTELKRKWFLKSVPWMILIAEVATAAGWIYAEMGRQPFIIFGILPTSKGVSPIAAESVLFSLIVFCGLYTVLGIAQFVLFRYMMKKKEATIKEVI, from the coding sequence GTGGACTTATTATTTCTTTCGAGATTACAGTTTGCGGCAACAACCGTATTTCACTTTTTCTTTGTACCTATAACTATAGGGATGGTTTTCTTAATAGCAATCTTTGAAACCATGTATGTTAAAAGTGGTGATGAACACTATAAAAGAATAACTAAGTTTTTTGGACATTTATTCTTGATAAACTTTGCCGTAGGTGTTGTAACGGGTATACTACAAGAATTTCAATTTGGAATGAACTGGTCTGAGTATTCTTCATTTGTAGGTGATGTTTTCGGACCATCATTAGCTATAGAAGCTTTATTGGCCTTCTATTTGGAATCAACTTTTATAGGTATTTGGATTTTTTCATGGGAAAAAATCAATAAAAAATTACACGCTATGTGTATATGGTTAGTGTCAATCGGTACTATCTTATCAGCATTTTGGATTTTATCTGCGAACTCATTTATGCAAAGACCAGTAGGATTTAAAATAGTTGAAAATGATATTATTGGTAAAAAAGCAGAGATGGTGGATTTTCTTTCAATAATTACTAATAGATATTTGTGGAATCAATTTCCACATGTAATGTTTACATCATTAACAGTAGGGGCTTTTGTAATATCAGGTATAGCAGCATGGAAAATGGCTAAAGGACATGAAGTTACACTATTTAGAAAAGCATTCAAAGTTTCTATAATTGCTGCCTTAATAGGTTCTTTAGGTTTAGGAGTTACAGGACATTCACAAATGCAATATCTTGTTCGTGAATATCCTATGAAAGTTGCCGCAGCGGAAGCACTTTATGAAAATTCTGCTGATCCAGCACCTTTTACAGTATTAGCTTTAATTAATGAAAAACAACAAGAATCAAAACCTTTAATTGAAATTCCAGGTTTACTTAGTTTCTTATCATTTGATAAATTCGAAGGTTCTTTAAAAGGTATGAAAGAACTTCAAAAAGAATTGGATCAAAAATATTATCCAGTTGTTGGAGAACATTTGAATTATATACCAGATGTAACGACAATATTTTATTCATTTAGAGTAATGTCAGGTTCTGTTTCGATTCTTTTAGCTGTATCTTTATTCGGAACTATAGCTTCTTTAAGAAAAACAGAACTTAAAAGAAAGTGGTTTTTAAAAAGTGTTCCTTGGATGATTTTAATAGCTGAAGTAGCAACTGCGGCTGGTTGGATTTATGCCGAGATGGGACGTCAGCCTTTTATAATTTTTGGTATTCTGCCAACAAGTAAAGGAGTTTCCCCTATTGCAGCAGAATCGGTACTATTTTCATTAATAGTATTTTGTGGATTATATACTGTTTTAGGTATTGCACAATTTGTATTATTTAGATATATGATGAAGAAAAAAGAAGCAACAATAAAGGAGGTAATCTAA
- the cydB gene encoding cytochrome d ubiquinol oxidase subunit II — MDLAVVLPNIWFLLITILFTGFFILEGYDFGVGVLSQALGRNDLEKRLYFNTIGPFWDANEVWLLTGGGAMFAAFPIWYGKLFSGYYIAFVLMLVALILRGVSFEFRGKLGDNRLWIRFCDFSMLIGSALPPILWGVAVANFMTGARLSENKALLDGFLGLLSPFTILGGLMMFLLMLVHGSQFLVLKTEGGLRKSAQKISTLLFPISAVVTLVFAGWAFIKTDIFTNNYYVGAVLAVIAVVFYVASFFLNRSNKDLLAFLSTSGTLGFLTLSVFAGMFPRAIINSEDVTKSLFIYDAASGIYTLKLMTYVACFMLPFVLGYQVWSYIIFRKRLRKEDELEY, encoded by the coding sequence ATGGATTTAGCGGTTGTATTACCTAATATTTGGTTTCTTTTAATAACTATTTTATTTACAGGATTTTTTATTTTAGAAGGTTATGACTTCGGAGTAGGTGTACTATCTCAAGCATTAGGTCGTAATGATTTAGAAAAAAGATTATACTTTAATACAATAGGACCTTTTTGGGATGCTAACGAGGTTTGGTTGTTGACAGGTGGAGGTGCTATGTTTGCTGCTTTCCCCATATGGTATGGAAAATTATTTAGTGGTTATTACATAGCTTTTGTTTTAATGCTTGTTGCACTTATCTTGCGAGGCGTATCATTTGAATTTAGAGGAAAATTAGGCGATAATAGATTATGGATTAGATTTTGTGATTTTTCTATGCTTATTGGTAGTGCATTGCCACCGATTCTTTGGGGGGTAGCAGTTGCTAATTTCATGACTGGAGCTAGATTAAGTGAAAATAAAGCCTTATTAGACGGCTTTTTAGGATTGTTATCACCATTTACAATATTGGGTGGTTTAATGATGTTTTTACTTATGTTAGTTCATGGTTCTCAATTCCTTGTTTTAAAAACAGAGGGAGGTTTGAGAAAATCAGCACAAAAAATCTCAACTTTACTATTCCCTATATCTGCTGTGGTTACTTTGGTATTCGCTGGCTGGGCATTTATTAAGACAGATATATTTACTAATAACTATTATGTTGGTGCTGTTTTAGCAGTAATTGCAGTAGTATTTTATGTAGCATCATTTTTCCTTAACAGAAGTAATAAAGACTTACTAGCATTTTTATCTACTTCAGGCACTTTAGGTTTTTTAACTTTAAGTGTTTTCGCAGGAATGTTCCCAAGAGCTATTATAAATAGTGAAGATGTTACAAAATCATTATTTATATATGACGCTGCAAGTGGAATTTACACTTTAAAACTTATGACTTATGTGGCATGTTTTATGTTACCTTTTGTCCTAGGTTA